In Pseudomonas lalkuanensis, the following are encoded in one genomic region:
- a CDS encoding penicillin-binding protein activator, with protein MIACLRPLSALCLAGLLAACTSSPSSSLGELPRTPEASIEQLLQQASEAKPEQAVLLRLSAADLAYKQQDVGRSARILEQIPMESLKPAQQIFASTLAAELAMARNQPKSALKALSHPSLEHLAELPVDQQVRTQLVRARALEADGQTLAAARERVFIAPLLSGEAASNNHEAIWALVSSLPLDQLQGGADRDLAGWLELARLTKTSSTLEQQQAAIDNWRAQNPDHPAAKQLPQALTKLKEIAGQPLTKIALLLPQEGQLASVSRALRDGFLAAHYQAQQSGQPQPAIELYDSSKLTSIDDFYRQAQADGVQLVVGPLEKPLVKQLSSREQLPITTLALNYSDSGQEGPAQLFQFGLAAEDEAREVARRAWADGMRSAVALVPRGEWGDRVLRAFQQSWQAEGGRLIAAEHVDQPVALAQQIADLFQLRQSEARAKRLQGTLGVPVAAQPARRQDVDFIFLAATPQQAQQIKPTLAFQYAGDVPVYATSHLYSASNDPAQYQDLNGIRFCETPWLLNGDDPLRQQVGNQWPQAGGSLGRLYAMGVDAYRLAPRLTQLKALPETKVDGLSGRLSLNPARRVERQLPWAEFRDGQVQRLQDSDS; from the coding sequence ATGATCGCTTGCCTGCGTCCGCTCTCCGCCCTCTGCCTCGCCGGCCTGCTGGCTGCTTGCACCAGCTCGCCCTCGTCCAGCCTTGGCGAATTGCCCCGCACCCCCGAGGCCAGCATCGAGCAGCTGCTGCAGCAGGCCAGCGAGGCCAAGCCGGAACAGGCCGTATTGCTGCGTCTTTCCGCAGCCGACCTCGCCTATAAACAGCAGGACGTCGGCCGATCCGCTCGAATCCTCGAGCAGATTCCGATGGAAAGCCTGAAGCCCGCCCAGCAGATCTTCGCCAGCACCCTGGCCGCAGAACTGGCCATGGCCCGCAACCAGCCGAAGAGCGCTCTGAAGGCCTTGAGCCACCCTAGTCTCGAGCACCTCGCCGAACTGCCTGTCGACCAGCAGGTGCGCACCCAGCTCGTCCGCGCTCGCGCCCTTGAAGCCGACGGCCAGACCCTCGCTGCCGCTCGCGAGCGTGTATTCATTGCCCCCCTGTTGAGTGGCGAAGCTGCCAGCAACAACCACGAAGCCATCTGGGCACTCGTTTCCAGTCTGCCACTGGACCAGCTGCAAGGCGGCGCCGACAGGGATCTGGCCGGCTGGCTCGAGCTCGCGCGCCTGACCAAGACCTCCTCCACCCTGGAACAGCAACAGGCCGCCATCGACAACTGGCGAGCACAGAACCCGGACCACCCGGCCGCCAAGCAGCTGCCGCAGGCCCTGACCAAGCTGAAGGAAATCGCCGGTCAGCCGCTGACCAAGATTGCCCTGCTGCTGCCCCAGGAAGGCCAGCTTGCGTCGGTATCCCGCGCACTGCGCGACGGCTTCCTGGCCGCCCACTACCAGGCCCAGCAATCCGGTCAGCCGCAACCGGCCATCGAGTTGTATGACAGCTCCAAGCTGACCTCCATAGACGACTTCTACCGCCAGGCCCAGGCAGACGGCGTGCAGTTGGTGGTCGGTCCGCTGGAAAAGCCGCTGGTCAAGCAACTCAGCTCCCGCGAACAACTGCCCATTACCACCCTGGCCCTGAACTACAGCGACTCCGGCCAGGAAGGCCCCGCCCAACTCTTCCAGTTCGGCCTCGCCGCCGAGGACGAAGCCCGCGAAGTGGCCCGCCGCGCCTGGGCTGACGGCATGCGCAGCGCAGTGGCCCTCGTTCCTCGCGGAGAGTGGGGCGACCGCGTACTACGCGCCTTCCAGCAAAGCTGGCAGGCCGAAGGTGGCCGACTGATCGCCGCCGAGCATGTCGACCAGCCGGTCGCGCTGGCCCAGCAGATCGCCGATCTCTTCCAGCTCCGCCAGAGCGAGGCCCGCGCCAAGCGCCTGCAGGGCACCCTGGGAGTTCCAGTGGCCGCCCAGCCGGCGCGCCGCCAGGACGTCGACTTCATTTTCCTCGCCGCGACCCCGCAGCAGGCCCAGCAGATCAAGCCGACCCTGGCCTTCCAATACGCCGGCGATGTACCGGTCTACGCCACGTCCCACCTCTATTCCGCAAGCAACGATCCAGCCCAGTACCAGGACCTGAATGGCATCCGTTTCTGCGAGACCCCGTGGCTGCTCAATGGTGATGATCCGCTGCGCCAGCAGGTAGGCAACCAATGGCCCCAGGCCGGCGGAAGCCTCGGTCGCCTGTATGCGATGGGCGTCGACGCCTATCGCCTTGCTCCGCGCCTGACGCAACTGAAGGCCCTGCCAGAAACCAAGGTCGACGGCCTTTCCGGCCGCCTGAGCCTGAACCCCGCTCGCCGAGTCGAGCGCCAGCTGCCCTGGGCCGAGTTCCGCGACGGCCAGGTCCAGCGCCTGCAAGACAGCGACTCTTGA
- the rsmI gene encoding 16S rRNA (cytidine(1402)-2'-O)-methyltransferase — protein sequence MTLSSASGNAYGTLYVVATPIGNLDDITARALRVLREVALIAAEDTRHSARLLQHFGIDTPLAACHEHNERDQGGRFLARLQAGEDVALISDAGTPLISDPGFHLVRQARAAGVAVVPVPGACALIAALSSAGLPSDRFIFEGFLPAKANARRGRLEEMKEEPRTLIFYEAPHRILESLEDMRSVFGGDRPAVLARELTKTFETLRGAPLDELCGWVAADSNQQRGECVVLVGGWQAPEGEGALSAEALRVLDLLLVEMPVKRAAALAAEITGVRKNLLYQAALERQGDS from the coding sequence GTGACTCTTTCCTCCGCCAGCGGCAACGCATACGGCACGCTTTATGTAGTCGCAACTCCAATCGGCAACCTCGACGACATCACTGCTCGAGCTTTGCGGGTGCTGCGGGAGGTCGCCCTGATCGCCGCAGAGGACACCCGTCACTCCGCGCGCCTGCTGCAACACTTCGGAATCGATACACCCTTGGCGGCCTGTCATGAGCACAACGAGCGCGACCAGGGTGGCCGTTTTCTCGCGCGTCTGCAGGCTGGCGAAGATGTTGCGCTGATTTCCGACGCGGGTACGCCGTTGATTTCAGATCCAGGTTTTCATCTGGTGCGCCAGGCTCGTGCCGCAGGTGTCGCGGTTGTGCCGGTACCTGGCGCCTGCGCTCTGATTGCTGCGCTGTCGTCGGCCGGATTGCCGTCGGATCGGTTCATTTTCGAGGGTTTCCTGCCGGCCAAGGCCAACGCGCGTCGCGGGCGGTTGGAAGAAATGAAGGAAGAGCCGCGCACGCTTATCTTCTATGAGGCACCCCACCGGATTCTGGAGTCGCTGGAAGACATGCGCAGCGTCTTTGGTGGTGATCGTCCCGCAGTGCTGGCGCGCGAGCTGACTAAGACCTTTGAGACTCTGAGGGGCGCGCCGCTGGACGAACTGTGCGGCTGGGTGGCGGCGGACTCCAACCAGCAGCGGGGCGAATGCGTTGTGCTGGTGGGGGGCTGGCAGGCTCCGGAAGGTGAGGGCGCGCTGAGCGCCGAAGCCCTGCGGGTGCTGGATCTGCTGCTGGTCGAAATGCCGGTCAAGCGGGCTGCCGCGCTGGCGGCGGAGATTACCGGTGTGCGCAAGAACCTGCTCTACCAGGCGGCTCTGGAGCGACAGGGTGATTCCTGA
- the mraZ gene encoding division/cell wall cluster transcriptional repressor MraZ: protein MFRGANAISLDAKGRLAMPSRYRDELVSRCGGQLIVTIDAVDPCLTVYPLPEWELIEAKLRELPSLREETRRLQRLLIGNAVDLELDSAGRFLVPPRLREHAGLDKRAMLVGQLNKFQLWDEDAWNAISEADLMAIKQPGGLPDELRDLIL, encoded by the coding sequence GTGTTTCGCGGAGCCAACGCCATCAGTCTCGACGCCAAGGGGCGACTCGCGATGCCAAGTCGGTATCGTGACGAGCTCGTTTCGCGTTGTGGTGGCCAGCTCATCGTCACAATCGACGCCGTCGATCCCTGTTTGACTGTCTACCCCCTGCCTGAATGGGAACTCATCGAAGCCAAGCTGCGAGAGCTTCCTTCCCTGCGCGAGGAAACTCGCCGCCTGCAACGTTTGCTGATCGGCAATGCCGTGGACCTGGAGCTCGATAGCGCAGGTCGCTTTCTGGTGCCGCCGCGCCTGCGCGAGCACGCCGGACTGGACAAGCGGGCCATGCTGGTCGGTCAACTGAACAAATTCCAACTGTGGGATGAGGATGCCTGGAACGCGATTTCCGAGGCAGACCTCATGGCAATCAAACAGCCCGGCGGCCTGCCGGACGAACTACGTGACCTTATCCTGTGA
- the rsmH gene encoding 16S rRNA (cytosine(1402)-N(4))-methyltransferase RsmH has product MSATSSFRHITVLLEEAVEGLALRADGCYLDGTFGRGGHSRLILERLGPGGRLLGFDKDPQAIATGQALAADDGRFVIVQRSFAELGDEVRQRGLDGKVDGVLLDLGVSSPQLDDPERGFSFLNDGPLDMRMNPDRGQSAAQWIASASEDEIARVFKDYGEERFAKRMARAVVQRRAEKPFERTADLAAVLSAANPAWEKGKNPATRAFQGIRIHVNNELGDLEQGLDAALEAVAVGGRLVVISFHSLEDRIVKQFMRKHAKGEADKLPRDLPIRQAVFEPRLKLLGKPQYASDEELKANPRSRSAVMRVAEKLR; this is encoded by the coding sequence GTGAGTGCAACCAGCAGCTTCCGCCATATCACCGTACTGCTTGAAGAGGCAGTGGAAGGCCTCGCCTTGCGCGCGGATGGCTGCTACCTGGATGGGACGTTCGGGCGAGGCGGGCATAGCCGGCTCATCCTTGAGCGGCTTGGGCCCGGGGGGCGCTTGCTGGGATTCGACAAGGACCCGCAAGCGATCGCGACGGGGCAAGCTCTGGCGGCCGATGACGGCCGCTTTGTCATTGTGCAAAGGAGCTTTGCCGAACTCGGTGACGAAGTGCGCCAGCGTGGCCTTGACGGCAAGGTGGACGGCGTCCTGCTCGACCTTGGCGTCTCCTCACCGCAGTTGGACGACCCGGAGCGTGGTTTCAGCTTCCTCAATGATGGCCCGCTGGACATGCGCATGAACCCGGATCGCGGCCAGAGCGCCGCGCAGTGGATCGCCAGTGCCAGTGAGGATGAAATCGCCCGTGTCTTCAAGGACTACGGCGAAGAGCGTTTCGCCAAGCGCATGGCTCGTGCCGTGGTGCAGCGTCGTGCTGAGAAGCCTTTCGAACGCACCGCCGACCTTGCTGCTGTGCTGAGTGCCGCCAACCCGGCCTGGGAAAAAGGCAAGAACCCTGCGACCCGTGCGTTCCAGGGCATCCGAATTCACGTCAACAACGAACTGGGCGACCTTGAGCAGGGGCTGGATGCCGCGCTCGAGGCAGTCGCCGTTGGCGGTCGTCTGGTGGTGATCAGCTTCCACTCCCTGGAAGACCGCATCGTCAAGCAATTCATGCGCAAGCACGCCAAGGGCGAAGCCGACAAACTGCCCCGCGACCTGCCGATTCGCCAGGCTGTCTTCGAGCCGCGCCTGAAGCTGCTGGGCAAGCCGCAATATGCGTCGGACGAAGAGCTCAAGGCCAACCCGCGCTCGCGCAGCGCGGTCATGCGTGTGGCGGAGAAGCTGCGATGA
- the ftsL gene encoding cell division protein FtsL: protein MSRIYAKPLPGGSLLMLLLFVGVLLSAIAVSYSAHWNRKLLNELFAELSVRDKAQAEWGRLVLEQSTWTAHNRIESLASEQLKMRIPDPAEVRMVAP from the coding sequence ATGAGCCGCATCTACGCCAAGCCCCTGCCCGGCGGCAGCCTGCTGATGCTGCTGCTGTTCGTCGGCGTGCTGCTCTCCGCCATTGCTGTTTCCTACAGCGCCCACTGGAACCGCAAGCTGCTCAACGAGCTCTTCGCAGAGCTCAGCGTGCGCGACAAGGCCCAGGCCGAATGGGGGCGCCTGGTCCTCGAACAAAGCACCTGGACTGCGCACAACCGCATCGAATCCCTGGCCAGCGAACAGCTGAAGATGCGTATCCCCGATCCGGCCGAAGTGCGGATGGTGGCACCATGA
- a CDS encoding peptidoglycan D,D-transpeptidase FtsI family protein: MMKLEGALYPWRFRIVLGLLAIMVGAISWRIVDLHVIDHDFLKAHGDARSVRHIPIPAHRGLITDRNGEPLAVSTPVTTLWTNPKDLMAVRDEWPRIAQVLGQEPKGFAQRIEQNANREFMYLARGLTPEQGQAVLANKLPGVYGIEEFRRFYPAGEVTAHVVGFTDVDDRGREGVELSFEEWLAGVPGKRQVLKDRRGRLIKDVQVARNAKPGKTLALSIDLRLQYLAHRELRNALVENGAKAGSLVIVDVKTGEVLAMANQPTYNPNNRRNLQPAAMRNRAMIDVFEPGSTVKPISMAAALQTGRWRPENKVEVYPGSLQIGRYTIKDVSRTEGPILDLTGILINSSNVGMSKIAFDIGGETIYDTMRRLGLGQDTGLGFPGERVGNLPNHREWRKAETATLSYGYGLSTTAIQLVHAYATLANNGQAVPLSMTRVDSIPDGVQVLPEEVAKTMQGMLQQVVEAPRGVFRAQVPGYHVSGKSGTARKASVGTKGYTQNAYRSLFAGFGPSTNPRIAMVVVIDEPSKAGYFGGLVSAPVFGKVMAGALRLMNIAPDNLPTEEQQTAEAATGKGGRI; this comes from the coding sequence ATGATGAAGCTCGAAGGCGCACTCTATCCCTGGCGCTTCCGGATCGTTCTGGGCCTGCTCGCCATCATGGTCGGCGCCATTTCCTGGCGTATTGTCGACCTGCACGTGATCGACCATGACTTCCTCAAGGCGCATGGCGATGCTCGTAGCGTTCGGCATATCCCGATTCCCGCCCACCGCGGCCTGATCACCGATCGCAATGGCGAGCCGCTGGCGGTGAGCACCCCGGTCACCACGCTCTGGACCAACCCCAAGGACCTGATGGCGGTTCGCGACGAGTGGCCGCGCATCGCCCAGGTGCTGGGGCAGGAGCCTAAGGGCTTCGCCCAGCGCATCGAACAGAACGCCAATCGCGAGTTCATGTATCTGGCGCGCGGCCTTACCCCGGAGCAGGGACAGGCTGTCCTGGCCAACAAGCTGCCGGGCGTTTACGGGATCGAGGAATTCCGCCGTTTCTATCCGGCGGGTGAAGTGACTGCCCATGTGGTGGGCTTCACCGATGTCGATGACCGCGGTCGCGAAGGCGTCGAGCTTTCGTTCGAGGAGTGGCTCGCCGGCGTGCCTGGCAAGCGCCAGGTCCTCAAGGACCGTCGTGGCCGCCTGATCAAGGACGTCCAGGTCGCCCGCAACGCCAAGCCGGGCAAGACCCTGGCCCTGTCCATCGACCTGCGCCTGCAGTACCTGGCCCACCGGGAGCTGCGCAACGCCCTGGTGGAGAACGGCGCCAAGGCTGGCAGCCTGGTGATCGTCGACGTGAAGACTGGCGAAGTGCTGGCCATGGCCAACCAGCCCACCTACAACCCGAACAACCGTCGCAACCTGCAGCCGGCCGCCATGCGTAACCGCGCGATGATCGACGTGTTCGAGCCGGGTTCCACGGTCAAGCCGATTTCCATGGCCGCTGCACTGCAGACCGGTCGCTGGAGGCCTGAGAACAAGGTCGAGGTCTATCCCGGCTCGTTGCAGATCGGCCGTTACACCATCAAGGACGTATCCAGGACCGAAGGACCGATCCTCGACCTGACCGGAATCCTGATCAACTCCAGTAACGTCGGCATGAGCAAGATCGCCTTCGATATCGGCGGCGAGACCATCTACGACACCATGCGCCGGCTTGGCCTCGGCCAGGATACTGGCCTTGGTTTCCCGGGCGAGCGCGTGGGCAACCTGCCCAACCACCGTGAGTGGCGCAAGGCCGAAACCGCCACTCTCTCCTATGGCTACGGCCTGTCGACTACCGCGATCCAGCTCGTCCACGCCTACGCCACCCTGGCCAACAACGGTCAGGCGGTACCGCTGTCGATGACCCGAGTGGACAGCATCCCCGACGGTGTCCAGGTACTGCCGGAAGAGGTGGCCAAGACCATGCAGGGCATGCTCCAGCAGGTGGTGGAGGCGCCGCGCGGCGTGTTCCGCGCACAAGTGCCGGGCTACCACGTGTCCGGCAAGAGTGGTACGGCGCGTAAAGCCAGCGTAGGAACCAAGGGCTACACCCAGAACGCCTATCGCTCGCTCTTCGCGGGCTTCGGTCCGTCCACCAATCCGCGCATCGCGATGGTGGTGGTGATCGACGAGCCCAGCAAGGCGGGCTACTTCGGCGGCCTGGTATCGGCCCCGGTATTCGGCAAGGTGATGGCCGGCGCGCTGCGACTGATGAACATCGCGCCGGACAACCTGCCCACCGAGGAACAACAGACCGCGGAAGCGGCCACCGGCAAAGGAGGGCGGATCTGA
- the murE gene encoding UDP-N-acetylmuramoyl-L-alanyl-D-glutamate--2,6-diaminopimelate ligase — protein sequence MPMPLNQLLPQAQGATLIRELTLDSRKVRPGDLFLAVPGAQHDGRDHIADAVSRGAVAVAYEAVDAHVSEAAGAELIPIKGLASQLSAIAGRFYGEPSRALRLVGVTGTNGKTSVSQLLAQALDQLGERCGIVGTLGTGFYGELESGRHTTPDPLAVQATLAGLKQAGARAVAMEVSSHGLEQGRVAALDFDVAAFTNLSRDHLDFHGSMEAYAAAKARLFRWPNLRARVINLDDEFGRQLAAQQHESRLFSYSLEDSSAFLYCREAHFNDHGVSAQLVTHQGEGLLRSPLLGRFNLSNLLAVVGALLAMDYPLADVLKVLPSLQGPVGRMQRLGGGEKPLVVVDYAHTPDALEKVLQALRPHVSGRLLCLFGCGGDRDRGKRPLMAAVAERLADYVLVTDDNPRTEDPAQIFADIRAGFADAGKVEFIAGRGLAIAQLIASASADDLVLLAGKGHEDYQEIAGIRHPFSDLDEAARALDAREVPDA from the coding sequence ATGCCCATGCCACTGAACCAATTGTTGCCCCAGGCGCAAGGCGCCACCCTGATTCGCGAACTGACCCTGGACAGCCGCAAGGTGCGTCCGGGTGATCTGTTCCTGGCCGTTCCCGGTGCCCAGCACGATGGTCGCGACCACATTGCCGATGCAGTATCCCGTGGCGCCGTCGCCGTGGCGTATGAAGCCGTGGATGCACATGTGTCGGAAGCCGCCGGCGCCGAGCTGATCCCGATCAAGGGCCTGGCCAGCCAGCTATCGGCCATCGCCGGTCGCTTCTATGGTGAGCCGAGCCGCGCCTTGCGCCTGGTCGGTGTCACCGGCACCAACGGCAAGACCAGCGTCAGCCAATTGCTGGCCCAGGCCCTCGACCAGTTGGGCGAGCGCTGCGGCATCGTCGGTACCCTGGGTACCGGCTTCTATGGCGAGCTGGAAAGCGGTCGCCACACCACGCCTGATCCGCTGGCCGTCCAGGCCACCCTGGCAGGCCTGAAGCAGGCCGGCGCCCGTGCCGTGGCAATGGAAGTTTCTTCCCATGGCCTGGAGCAGGGCCGGGTTGCTGCGCTGGACTTCGATGTCGCAGCGTTCACCAACCTGTCCCGCGACCACCTGGACTTCCATGGCTCGATGGAGGCCTACGCCGCCGCCAAGGCCAGGCTGTTCCGCTGGCCGAACCTGCGTGCGCGGGTGATCAACCTGGATGACGAGTTCGGCCGTCAGCTTGCTGCCCAACAGCACGAATCGCGCCTGTTCAGCTACAGCCTGGAGGATTCCAGCGCCTTCCTCTATTGCCGCGAAGCCCATTTCAACGATCACGGCGTAAGTGCCCAACTGGTTACCCACCAGGGTGAAGGCTTGCTGCGTAGCCCGCTGCTGGGCCGCTTCAACCTGAGCAACCTGCTGGCTGTGGTCGGCGCGTTGCTGGCCATGGATTACCCGCTGGCCGATGTGCTGAAGGTCCTGCCGTCGCTGCAAGGGCCGGTCGGGCGCATGCAGCGCCTGGGTGGCGGTGAGAAGCCGCTGGTGGTGGTGGACTACGCCCACACGCCGGATGCCCTGGAGAAAGTGTTGCAGGCCCTGCGTCCCCACGTCAGTGGCCGCCTGCTGTGCCTGTTCGGGTGTGGCGGAGATCGCGATCGCGGCAAGCGTCCGCTGATGGCTGCCGTTGCCGAGCGCCTTGCCGACTACGTGCTGGTCACCGACGACAACCCCCGCACCGAAGACCCGGCGCAGATCTTCGCCGATATCCGTGCGGGTTTCGCTGACGCCGGCAAGGTGGAGTTCATTGCCGGTCGTGGCCTGGCGATCGCCCAGTTGATCGCTTCTGCCAGCGCTGACGACCTAGTGCTGCTGGCCGGCAAGGGCCATGAGGATTACCAGGAGATCGCCGGAATACGCCATCCGTTCTCCGACCTCGATGAGGCGGCCAGGGCGCTGGACGCGAGGGAGGTGCCAGATGCTTAG
- a CDS encoding UDP-N-acetylmuramoyl-tripeptide--D-alanyl-D-alanine ligase — MLRPFRLSELIGPLQAALVGADVAFTGVSSDSRKIEAGQLFIALVGPRFDGHDYLADVAAKGAIAALVQRKVADAPIPQLVVADTREGLGRLGAYNRDGFTGRVAAVTGSSGKTTVKEMLASILRTQGSVLATRGNLNNDLGVPLTLLELGAEHDSAVIELGASRVGEILYTVGLTRPQVAILNNAGTAHVGEFGGPEKIVEAKGEILEGLPADGVAVLNRDDRAFDIWHARAAGRRVISFGVTDGRADVRAENLTRDARGCMAFSLRGLAGDADIQLNLLGAHNVANSLAAAAAAHALGVPLVGIKAGLENLQPVKGRAVAQLAMSGMRVIDDSYNANPASMLAAVDILAGFSGRTVLVLGDMGELGDWAEQGHREVGEYARGKVSALYAVGPLMAHAVAAFGSQGRHFADQASLIQALVSEQDANTTILIKGSRSAAMDKVVAAFCGTGEVH; from the coding sequence ATGCTTAGGCCGTTCCGTCTTTCCGAACTCATCGGGCCGCTGCAGGCCGCGCTGGTGGGGGCCGATGTAGCCTTCACCGGCGTTTCCAGCGACAGCCGCAAGATCGAAGCCGGGCAGCTGTTCATTGCGCTGGTCGGTCCGCGTTTCGACGGCCATGACTACCTCGCTGACGTGGCCGCCAAGGGTGCCATTGCGGCCCTGGTGCAGCGCAAGGTGGCGGATGCGCCCATCCCGCAACTCGTGGTAGCCGATACCCGCGAAGGTCTCGGCCGCCTGGGTGCCTACAATCGCGATGGTTTCACCGGCCGCGTCGCGGCGGTCACCGGTTCCAGCGGCAAGACCACCGTCAAGGAAATGCTCGCCAGCATCCTGCGGACCCAGGGAAGCGTGCTGGCCACGCGAGGCAACCTGAACAACGACCTTGGCGTGCCGTTGACCCTTCTGGAGCTGGGCGCCGAACACGACAGCGCGGTGATCGAGCTGGGTGCATCGCGCGTCGGTGAAATCCTCTACACCGTCGGCCTGACCCGGCCGCAGGTGGCGATCCTGAACAACGCCGGCACCGCCCATGTGGGCGAGTTCGGTGGTCCGGAGAAGATTGTCGAAGCCAAGGGCGAGATCCTCGAGGGGCTGCCGGCTGACGGCGTTGCCGTGCTGAATCGCGACGACCGCGCGTTCGACATCTGGCACGCCCGCGCTGCAGGCCGCCGCGTGATCAGCTTCGGCGTGACCGATGGCCGCGCCGATGTGCGTGCCGAGAACCTGACCCGCGATGCACGCGGTTGCATGGCCTTCAGCCTCCGTGGCCTGGCCGGCGACGCGGACATCCAGCTGAATCTGTTGGGGGCGCACAACGTCGCCAACTCCCTGGCTGCTGCCGCCGCCGCCCACGCCCTTGGCGTGCCGCTGGTCGGGATCAAGGCAGGCCTGGAAAACCTGCAGCCTGTCAAAGGCCGCGCCGTAGCGCAGCTCGCCATGAGCGGCATGCGCGTGATCGACGACAGCTACAACGCCAACCCCGCGTCGATGCTGGCTGCCGTTGATATACTCGCCGGCTTTTCCGGTCGCACCGTCCTGGTGCTCGGGGATATGGGCGAACTCGGCGACTGGGCCGAACAAGGGCATCGCGAAGTTGGCGAATACGCTCGCGGCAAAGTCAGTGCCCTGTATGCCGTAGGCCCGCTGATGGCGCATGCCGTCGCGGCCTTCGGCTCCCAGGGACGCCACTTCGCCGACCAGGCCAGCCTGATCCAGGCCCTGGTCAGCGAGCAGGATGCAAACACCACAATTCTGATCAAAGGCTCCCGCAGCGCGGCGATGGACAAAGTCGTCGCGGCATTCTGTGGGACGGGGGAGGTTCACTAA
- the mraY gene encoding phospho-N-acetylmuramoyl-pentapeptide-transferase, whose translation MLLLLAEYLQQFHKGFGVFQYLTLRGILGVLTALSLSLWLGPWMIRTLQIRQIGQAVRNDGPQSHLSKSGTPTMGGALILTAIAISTLLWADLSNRYVWVVLAVTLAFGAIGWVDDYRKVIEKNSRGLPSRWKYFWQSVFGIAAAIFLYMTASTPAETTLILPLVKNIEIPLGIGFVVLTYFVIVGSSNAVNLTDGLDGLAIMPTVMVGGALGIFCYLSGNIKFAEYLLIPYVPGAGELIVFCAALVGAGLGFLWFNTYPAQVFMGDVGALALGAALGTIAVIVRQEVVLFIMGGVFVMETLSVMIQVASFKLTGRRVFRMAPIHHHFELKGWPEPRVIVRFWIITVILVLIGLATLKLR comes from the coding sequence ATGCTGCTGCTGCTCGCTGAGTACCTGCAACAGTTCCATAAAGGGTTCGGCGTATTCCAGTACCTGACCCTGCGCGGGATTCTCGGCGTCCTGACAGCGCTGTCGCTGTCGCTCTGGCTCGGTCCCTGGATGATCCGCACCCTGCAGATCCGCCAGATCGGTCAGGCCGTGCGTAACGACGGCCCGCAATCGCACCTGTCGAAATCCGGCACGCCGACCATGGGCGGTGCGCTGATCCTGACTGCCATCGCCATCAGCACGCTGCTCTGGGCTGATCTGTCCAATCGCTATGTATGGGTGGTACTGGCCGTGACCCTGGCGTTCGGTGCCATCGGCTGGGTGGATGACTACCGCAAGGTGATCGAGAAGAACTCCCGAGGCCTGCCGAGCCGCTGGAAGTATTTCTGGCAGTCCGTATTCGGCATCGCCGCCGCGATCTTCCTTTATATGACTGCCAGCACGCCGGCTGAGACCACGCTGATCCTGCCGCTGGTGAAGAACATCGAGATCCCGCTGGGCATCGGCTTCGTGGTGCTGACCTACTTCGTGATCGTCGGCTCCAGCAACGCGGTGAACCTGACTGACGGCCTCGACGGCCTGGCGATCATGCCCACCGTTATGGTCGGCGGCGCGCTGGGGATCTTCTGCTACCTGTCGGGCAACATCAAATTCGCCGAATACCTGCTGATCCCGTACGTACCGGGCGCGGGTGAGCTGATCGTGTTCTGCGCCGCCCTGGTGGGTGCCGGCCTCGGCTTCCTCTGGTTCAACACCTACCCGGCCCAGGTCTTCATGGGTGATGTCGGCGCCCTGGCGCTGGGCGCTGCCCTTGGCACCATCGCCGTGATCGTGCGCCAGGAAGTTGTGCTCTTCATCATGGGCGGCGTGTTCGTCATGGAAACCCTGTCGGTGATGATCCAGGTCGCGTCGTTCAAGCTGACCGGTCGTCGTGTTTTCCGCATGGCCCCTATTCATCACCACTTCGAACTGAAAGGCTGGCCCGAACCCCGGGTCATCGTACGGTTCTGGATCATCACCGTGATCCTGGTGCTGATTGGTCTTGCCACCCTGAAACTGAGGTAA